AGCTCCTTATCCGCGACGCTTCTGCAAACGCAGAACTGTTCGGCAAGAGCGCCAAGGTTTACCTGAACCTCGCTGAAGCAGAAGTGATGAAGCACTCCAACTTTGTCATGAACCTGACCGCTGATCAGATCGCTGATTATAAAGCTTAATGGACAATAGGGCGTTCGCGCGCCCCAGTGTCATCCCGAGCGAAGTCGCGAAAGCGACGGAGTCGAGGGATCAAGCAATTTAAAAGACCTCGACTCGCAAGAGTCGGGGTCTTTTTTGACTTTATTTGTCAGAGGTTTTGAAACCGCTATTTTCCGCCGCGGGCAGCTGCAGCTGCGGCAGAGGCGGCAGCCTGCTCACGCATACGCTTGCGGGCGCGGGAACCGGGGCGGTTCTTGCCGATGGTGCGGCGGTTCAGATTGTCATCGCCGGCGG
This genomic interval from Fibrobacter sp. UWEL contains the following:
- a CDS encoding Acyl-CoA dehydrogenase C-terminal domain-containing protein, producing the protein MRDASANAELFGKSAKVYLNLAEAEVMKHSNFVMNLTADQIADYKA